From one Chryseobacterium sp. 3008163 genomic stretch:
- a CDS encoding metallophosphoesterase — protein sequence MTRKHFLKRLMQLSAVGALPFLYSWQIEPFWVEFVERKLPIKNLPEHLEGKILMQISDLHVGDRFDWNFLIESFQKAQNYSPDFVVYTGDYVNHGTPEDHESLKKVMSKAIYGKLGTFGILGNHDYGKTWKDLGSSKEICRILQNNGVTMLNNEQVESHGLNIIGFDDLWSPNFDPMKVMKDYNSEKANLVLCHNPDVCDKDVWNGYQGWILSGHTHGGQCRIPGMITPILPVENKKYVSGEIDLKDGRKIYINRAIGHSFQVRFMVRPEITVFTLTQA from the coding sequence ATGACCAGAAAACATTTTCTAAAAAGACTCATGCAGCTTTCTGCAGTCGGAGCTTTGCCTTTTCTATATTCATGGCAGATCGAACCATTTTGGGTAGAATTTGTTGAAAGAAAACTTCCCATCAAAAATTTACCTGAACATCTTGAAGGGAAAATATTAATGCAGATTTCAGATCTACATGTCGGAGACCGTTTCGATTGGAATTTTTTGATTGAATCTTTTCAAAAAGCCCAAAATTACAGTCCTGATTTTGTTGTCTACACCGGAGATTACGTAAATCACGGAACCCCAGAAGATCATGAAAGTTTGAAAAAAGTTATGTCAAAAGCAATTTATGGTAAGTTGGGAACTTTCGGGATTCTTGGTAATCACGATTACGGAAAAACCTGGAAGGATCTCGGTTCTTCAAAAGAGATTTGCCGTATTCTTCAAAACAATGGCGTTACCATGTTGAATAACGAGCAAGTAGAATCTCACGGTTTAAACATTATCGGCTTCGATGATTTATGGTCACCCAATTTCGATCCGATGAAAGTGATGAAAGATTACAATTCCGAAAAAGCGAATCTCGTGCTTTGTCATAATCCCGATGTCTGCGACAAAGATGTCTGGAACGGTTACCAAGGCTGGATTTTAAGCGGTCATACTCACGGCGGACAATGTAGAATTCCAGGTATGATTACGCCAATTCTTCCGGTGGAAAATAAAAAATATGTCTCCGGAGAAATTGATTTGAAAGATGGAAGAAAGATTTATATCAATCGTGCTATCGGTCATTCATTTCAGGTAAGGTTTATGGTGCGTCCTGAAATTACTGTTTTCACTTTAACTCAAGCTTAA
- a CDS encoding winged helix-turn-helix domain-containing protein, with protein MYNISQLNKEFESRVRLGIMSVLMVNDWVDFSEMKSLLEITDGNMASHSNALEKANYIEVKKEFVGKKPKTSYRVTQNGRIAFTEHLDALEKLIGR; from the coding sequence ATGTACAATATCAGTCAACTCAACAAAGAATTCGAAAGCCGTGTAAGATTGGGCATCATGTCCGTTCTGATGGTCAACGACTGGGTTGATTTTTCTGAAATGAAAAGTTTGCTGGAAATCACAGACGGAAATATGGCAAGTCACAGCAATGCGTTAGAAAAAGCCAATTACATTGAAGTTAAAAAAGAATTTGTCGGTAAAAAGCCAAAAACTTCATACCGTGTAACTCAAAACGGGAGAATTGCTTTTACCGAACATTTAGATGCCTTAGAAAAATTAATAGGCAGATAA